The nucleotide sequence ACAAATTGCAAGAGTTCTTGCTTATGATCCAAGAAAAATAAGAGTTATAAATGAACCAATGGGAGGAGGGTTTGGAGGAAAGGATGAGATAACAACACAAATTCACCTTGCTCTACTTGCATATTATACAAAAAGACCAGTGAAAATTGAGATATCAAGAGAAGAATCAATTATTTTCTCATGGAAAAGACATCCAATGATTTTAAGATATAAAACTGGTGTAAAAAAAGATGGAACTCTTGTTGCTAATGAAGTTTACATTTATGCTGATACAGGAGCATATGCATCTTTAGGTGGACCAGTTGTAAATCTTGCAGTTGAGCACTCTTGTGGCCCATATAGAATTCCAAACACTCATATAGAAGGATTTTGCATATATACAAATAATGGTGTTTCTGGTGCTTTTAGAGGTTTTGGTGTAAATCAGGTAACTTTTGCTATGGAATCTCAAATGGATGAAATTGCATATAGACTCCAAATTGACCCAATTGAATTAAGAAGAAAAAATATTTTAAAAAGAGGAGAGGAGACAGGTATAGGAAGCAAAATTGAAACAAGCATAGGTTTAAGTAAAATTTTGGATGAAATAGAAAAACATCCTCTCTATAGACAAAGAGAGAAAATAAAACTTTCTTCAAATAAATATAAAAAATTAGGTGTTGGAATAGCAATATCTTATCAAGGAACTGGTCTAGGTGTAGGTCTTCCAGATTATGGAGCAGCAATAATTGAAATGAGAAGAGATGGTGGTTTTAATATTTATACTGGAAGTGTTGAAATTGGTCAAGGCATGAAAACCACACTGAAAATAATTGCTCTTGAATCTTTAAAAATTGTTGATGATAATAAAATTTTTATTTTAACAGGTGATAGTTTTTTATCTCCTGATTCTGGAACAACAACTGCATCTGGAGCAACATATAGAAGTGGAAAAGCAATAAAGATTGCATCTGAAAAAATTATAAAAATTTTAAAAAGAGAGGTTTCTGAAATCTTTAATATACCAGAAAACTATATAAATCTAAGAGACGAAACTTTTTATGATATTAATGGTAAAGAATTAATAAATTATGAAAAATTAGGGGGCATTCTTTATGAAAAAAGAAGACTACCCAGAGTTGAAGGTCATTTTAACTTTCCAACATCAAAAACAAAAATTGAAGGAGCCTTTGGTTTACCACATTTTATTTTTAGTTTTTCTGGAAGCATTGCACTTGTTGAAGTAAATATTTTAACAGGTAAGGTAAACTTAGTTAAAGGTGTTAATTTAATTGATGGTGGAAGAGTTATAAATAAAATTGGTTTTGAAGGACAATCTGAAGGTGGAATTGTTATGGGGATGGGTTATGCATTAATGGAAGATGTAATTATGAAAAATGGTGAATTTTTAACAAAAAATTTTTCAACATATATTATTCCTACATCAATTGATGCTCCATATGAGATTGAAACAATTCCTATTGAAAGTATAGAAGAATTGGGACCATATGGTTCAAAGGGAATTGGCGAAACTACTATGGTTCCAATTGCTCCAGCAATAACAAATGCAATTTTTAACGCTACAAAAGTAAGAATAAACCAAATTCCAGCAATTCCAGAAAGAGTTTTCTTTAAATTAAGAGAAAAAGAAAAGGAGATAAGAAATGAAAATTTTATTTAAAGATGTAACTTATATTGGAACTATGGATAAAGATGAAAGAGAGATTGAGAATGGATTTTTATCTATTGAAAATGGAATTATTAAATATGTTGGAGAAGAGGAACCAAAAGAAAATTTCGATAAAATTATTGATGGAAAAGGAAAATTGCTTCTTCCAGGTTTTATAAATACACACCATCATTTTTATCAAACTTTATTTAGAAATATTAAAGAGGCAAATGATTTAAAACTCTTTGATTGGTTAGTCTTTCTATATGATAGATGGAAATATATAGATGAAGAAGCAGTATTTACTTCAACTGTTATCGCAACATTAGAAATGATGAAAAGTGGAGTAACAACAACGACAGACCATTTATATCTTGTTCCTTATGGAAATACAAAAATTTTTGAGGCACAAATTGAAGCAGCAAAATTAACAAAAATTAGATTTCATCCAACTAGAGGTTCAATGTCGCTTTCAAAAAAAGATGGAGGGCTACCCCCTGATAGTGTTGTTCAAAAAGATGAAGAAATTTTAATTCATACTGAGGAGATGATTAAAAAGTATCATGATAACAAAAAGTATTCTATGTTAAGAATTGCAATAGGTCCTTGTTCTCCTTTTTCTGTAACAAAAAATATAATGGTTGAAAGTTTAAATCTTGCTGAAAAATATGATGTGTTGCTCCATACACATCTTGCTGAAACTCTTGATGAAGAAATTTTTTGTAAAGAAAAATTTGGATTAAGACCAGTTGATTATATGGAATCTCTCGGATGGTTAAATAAAAGAGTTTGGTTTGCTCATATGGTTCATTTAAATGATTTTGATATTGAAAAATTAATAAAAAGTGATGTTGGTATGGCTCATTGCCCAACCTCAAATATGAAATTAGGATCTGGAATTGCAAGAGTAAGTGAGTTTAAAGAAAAATTAAGAATTGGTCTTGCTGTCGATGGAAGTTCAAGTAATGACACTAATAATTTTATACAAGAGATAAGAAATGCACTTTTACTTCAAAGGGTTAAATATGGAAGTAGTTCAATTACATCAAGAGATGTTCTTAAATTTGCTACAATAGGTGGTTCAAAAGTTTTAAGAATGGATGATTATATAGGCTCAATTGAGATAGGAAAGGCAGCAGATATAATAATGTTTGATTTAAATAGATTAGAATTTGCAGGTGGTTTAAATGATCTTATTTCTATTCCTGTTTATCTTGATGCTAAACAAGTTGATTTTTTAATGATAAATGGAGAAATCTTAATTCAAGATGGCAAATTTACTCATGTTGATGAAAAAGAATTTATTGAAAAACAAAATAAAATTTCTAAAAAATTAATTTATAAAATTTAAAAATCTATTTTAGGCAAAACTATACCAATTTGTTTATCGTATTTACCTTTTTTATCTTTATAACTGAATTCACACTCTTCATCACTTTCTAAAAAAATTATTTGTGCAATTCCTTCATAAGCATATACTTTTACAGGTAGAGGGGTTGTATTTGATATCTCAATTGTTACTTGACCTTCCCATTCTGCTTCTATTGGAGTTATATTAACAATTATTCCGCATCTTGCATATGTTGATTTTCCGATACAAATCCCTAAAATTTTTCTTGGAATTCTGAGATACTCAATACTTCTTCCTAAAATAAAAGAATTTGGAGGTATTACACAAGTTTCTCCTTTATAATCAACAAAACTTTTGGGATCAAAATTTTTGGGATCAATTATTGAGTTAAATACATTTGTAAAAATTTTAAACTCATCTGAAAGACGAAGATCATAACCATAGGATGATAGACCATATGAAATTACTCCTTTTTTTATCTGTTTTTCTTCAAATGGCTCAATCATTTTATATTCAATTGCCATTTTTTTAATCCATTTATCACTTTTTAACATCTTTACTCCTTATAAAATCATTTTCAATTTCAAAATCTTCAAAAACTGTTGGAGCATATTCTTTTAAAATTTTTAAAATTTTGATAAAAACTTTTCTAATTTCCCATTGGGCATCTTTACTTCCTCTTAATCTTATCATGTGCCTCAACTCTCTGAAATTTGCAGTCAAAACAATTTCTGTTTTTGTAGCATTTGGAAGAACAAACCTTGCATCTTCTTTTGGTATTCCTAAATTTACTAAACTTTTATATACTTTCTTACAAGTTTCCATAAAATCTTTGTAAATTTGCAAGGCTTCATCTTTTTTTGATATTGTTTCAGGAATAATATAATCAAAATTCGACTCATCAACATACCTTTGTGATTTTTGTGTATAAGATGCAATTCTATGCCTTACTAATTGATGAGAAAAACTTCTTGAGACACCAGAGATTCTAAATGAAGCAACAGCATGTTCTAAAACTGACTCATGACCAAGTTTTAATATCATCCTTATAAATTGTTTGTGACTCTCAGGTGTTATTCGATCAAATGATTCATGAGCGGTCCTACCCGCTTTTTCTATGACTTTTTCTGGTTCAGGAGTTATATATATTAACTCAACTTTCAAAAATTATCCTCTATTTGGAGGTCTTACTATAATTTCCTTAAGTTCTGGTTTTTTCTTTAATTCTTCTTTAAGTGCTTCTTCTCTTGCAGGATTTATATAATTTGGGTCTTCAAAAGAGTATTTGAATTTTGTATGAATATCATATCTCCCCTCAATTAAAGCAACTGTATCTTCAACAAAAACAAGTTCTTCATCTGTTGGAATCACAAAAATTCTAACTTTTGAGCCTTCTCCTGTAATTTCAGTTTCAGCATTCCTTGTTTTTGATATCTCATTTTTTCTTTTATCATAAATAATTCCAAGATTTTCTAAACCATCTAAAGTTTTACCACGAATTAATGGACTCATTTCGCCAACTCCTGCTGTAAAAACAATTGCATCAACTCTTCCTAAAACTGCATAATATGAGCCAATATATTTTTTTAATCTATATGTTTCTATTTCAATTGCAAGCTGTGCCCTTTCATCTCCATCTGCTGCTGCTTTTTCAACATCTCTTCTATCTGTATATTTTCCAGTAATACCTAAAATTCCACTTTTCTTATTTAAAAGATTATCAAGTTGATCAACTGATAAATTCTCCTTTCTCATAATAAATAAATCAATGCCTGCGTCATGATCTCCTGCTCTTGTTCCCATAACAAGTCCTTCAAGAGGGGTTAATCCCATTGAAGTATCAACTGAGATTCCATTTTTAACAGCATTAGCACTTGCTCCATTTCCTATATGAAGACAGATTAAATTTGTTTCAAAAGGATTTTTTCCTAATAAAACAGCTGCTCTTTTTGAAACATATAAAAATGATGTTCCATGAAATCCATATCTTCTAACTCTATATTTTTCATACCATTCATAGGGGAGCGAATAAATATAAGCTTGTCTTGGCATAGTTTGATGCCATGCAGTATCCATAATGGCACAGTGTGGAATATCTGGCAAAACCTCCATTGCAGCTCTTACACCAAGTAAATTTGGAGGATTGTGAAGAGGAGCAAGATCTGATAAGGATTCAAATGTTTTTAAAAATTCATCATTTATAATTGTTGATTTTGCAAATTTTTCTCCACCATGTACCATTCTATGACCAACTCCTTTAATGTTTTTTAGATCTTTTATAACTCCTATCTCTGGGTCAAGAAGAGTGTCAATAATTAGTTTAATTGCAACTTTATGATCTGGACAATCGTGTTCAACTTTGAAACTTCCCTTTCCATTTGCATAGTGGTCAATAAAAGAACCTCCAATTCCAACTCTTTCAACTATCCCTCTTGCTAATATTTTTCTCTCATTCCATCTATAGAGTTGGTACTTGACAGATGAGCTTCCACAATTTAATGTGAGTATGTCCATATGACAAACCTCCTCAAGAAATTTTTATATATCAAAAATAATATCAACTTTATATAAATTATCAACTTTCTCTATTATCATATCTTCTAATGTGCACGCCTTAATCGCATATTTTATTTTATGTCTCTTTTCATCAAAAGTTTCTCCCCAAAATTTACCTTTTATTGAATCTTCATTTAATTCTATTATTTTAAATTCTTTTATTAAAAAAAATTTTGAATCAAAAAGATATATGAATTCATTTAAAAATTTATTAAGAAGCATTTCAATAAATTCTGATTTTATTTCAAAATTTATCTCATCTTTTATTTGAAGACCTTCTTCTTCTCTAATTAAAAAAAGAGCTCCTTCTCCTGCGTTTTCAAAAAGTTCAAGAAGAGTCTTTCCATAAACTCTTATTCCTATATCAGCAGTATGCGGAAAAATTTCAAATTTTTTCATCTCTATAAGCAGCAATTCCTCTTACTTCATCAACTGTATCAGTATTTATCAATTTAACTCCAGATGCATTCCTTTTTTGAATAGGAACTTCTTTTGACTTTATTCTTATAACTTTACCAAATTTAGTTACTATGAATAACTCATCTTTTTCACTTACACTTCTTATTGCAACTACTCCATCATTTTTTAATCTTATACCCCTCATTCCTGTTATTCCTCTATTTTTAAGTGGGATTTCTTTAAAATCTAATCTTTTTCCTTTTCCCTTTTGAGTTATTATAAAAATATATTTATTATCTTCTTCTATATCAAAACTAGCAATTTCATCATTATTTTTCAATTTTAATCCCCTTACACCTTTTGCTCCTCTTCCTTGAGGTTTTAACTTCTTCAATGTAAACTTTGCTATATTTCCATTTTTTGATATAACCACTATATTTTCTTCACCATTAACAACTCTAACTCTTTTTACAAAATCTTCTTTATCTAAATTTATTATTTTAACTCCATTTCTTCTTAAATTCTTTAAAAATAGATTCTCTACCAACTTAACTTTACCTTTTATTGTAAAAAGAAGAAGATATTTTTTATTTAAATCACCTGTGTAAATGGATGTAATTCTTTCATCAGGATGAAGTGGTAATAAAATATGAAGAGCTTCTCCTTTTGCTTTTTTCTCACCTTCAGGAATTTCATAAACAGGAAGAGAATATACCTTTCCAAAATTAGTAAATAGATATAAATTTTTATGGGTTGAAGTGAAATAAATATCTGAAATTTCATCTTCTCTTCCTAATGTAATCCCTTTAACACCCTTTCCACCTCTGTTTTGTGTTATAAAATTATTTAAATTTGTCCTTTTTATGTATCCATCATTTGTTAGAAAAACAATAACCTTTTCATCTTGAATGATATCTTTTATAGATAATTCTTCTATTTTTTCTTCTTTTATTTCAGTTTTTCTCTCATCTCCATACTTTTTCTTTATTTCAATCAACTCATCTTCAATTACTTTAAGAAGTGCGTTTCTATTAGTTAATATCTCATTTAATCTCTTTATATTATCTTCTTTTGTTTTTATATCTTTAATTAATTTTTCAACTTCAATTGACATTAATCTTGATAATCTCATATCCAAAATTGCATTACTTTGCTCATCATCAATCTCTAAAAGTAAATTTAATTTTTTTCTAGCGTCTTCTCTATCTTTTGAACCTTTAATTATTTCAATTACTTCTTCTAATCTATCGATTCCCTTTTTTATACCTGTTAATATTTTTAATTCTTTTTTCTCTTCTCTTAACTCAAAAATAGTTCTTTTTGTTATAACTTCCTCTCTAAATTCAAGAAAAGAAAGAAGCACTTCTTTTATAGAAAGTAGTTTTGGTCTACCATTAATTAAAGCAACAAAATTTACAGGAAAAGAGGTCTTTAGTTCTGTATATTCATATAGTTTTTTTTCAAAAATATTTGTATCAACATTTTTCTTTAACTCAATAACTATTCTTATTCCTTCTTTTGAAGATTCATCTCTTATATCATCAATTTCTTTTAATTTTCCATTTTTTACAAGTTCAACAATTCTTTTTATTAAATTTGCTTTGTTTACATTATATGGGATTTCATAAATTATGTAAGATAAAACTTTCCCAATTTTTTCAAATTTCCCCTTACCTTTAATTATTACAGAACCTCTTCCTGTTTCAAAGTAAGATTTTATTCCATCGTAGTTTAATATGACACCTCTTGTAGGAAAATCTGGACCTTTTAAAACTTTTAAAATTTCATCAATAGACTTATTTCTATCTCTTAAAAGAAGAATAAGTGCATCAATTACTTCATTTAAATTATGTGGAGGGATATTTGTTGCCATTCCAACTGCAATTCCTGTTGCTCCATTTAAAAGAATATTTGGTATTTTTGCAGGAAGAACCTCTGGTTCAAGTAGAGTGCTATCAAAATTTGGTCTAAATGGAACAGTCTCTTTTTCGAGGTCACTTAAAAGTTCTAATGATATTGGTGCAAGTCTTACCTCTGTATATCTCATTGCAGCAGGTGGATCTCCATCTAAACTTCCAAAATTTCCTTGGCCTTCAACAAGCGTGTATCTCATTGTAAAATCTTGAGCCATTCTAACAAGCGCTTCATAAACAGGGGCATCACCATGTGGATGGTATCTACCTAAAGTATCACCAACAATTCTTGCACTTTTTTTGAATGGTGAATTTGGAAGATTTCCCAATTCTTTCATGGAATAAAGTATTCTTCTTTGAACTGGTTTTAATCCATCTCTCACATCTGGAAGTGCTCTTGAAACTATTACACTTAATGCATAAGAAAGATAAGAATCTTTAAGTTCTTCCTCAATTGGAACTAAAACCTCTTTTTCCTTATATATCAAGTTCTTTCACCTCCAGAGCGTGCTCTTCAATAAAGTTTTTTCTTACGAAAACATCTTCTCCCATTAATGTATCAATTATTTCTTTTGCTCTTTCAGCATCTTGAACTTGAACTCTTTTAAGAATTCTTGTTTCAGGATTCATTGTAGTTTCATACAACTCTTCTGGATTCATTTCTCCAAGTCCTTTGTATCTATTTATAGAATATTTAATTCCTTGTTTTTCTAGTTCACTTATTATTTTATCTTTCTCTTCTTCAGAATAGGCATATTTTTTATTTTTTCCAAAATTAATTTTGTATAAAGGAGGCATTGCAACAAAAAGATAACCTTCTTCAATTATTTCTTTAAGATAGGTCCAGAAAAATGCGAGAAGTAAAGTTTTAATATGAGAACCATCAACATCTGCATCAGTCATTATAATTATTTTTTTATATCTTAATTTATTAATATCAAAATTTTCAAAAATTCCTGTGCCTAAAGAAGCAATAATCGATTTTATTTCATTGTTATCTAAAATTTTATGAACTGAAGATTTAATTGCATTAAGAATTTTTCCCCTTAAAGGTAAAATTGCTTGAGTTATTCTATTTCTTCCTTGTTTTGCGCTTCCACCAGCAGATTCACCTTCGACAATAAAAAGTTCAGCTTTTTCAGGATCTTTTTCTGAACAATCTGCAAGTTTTCCAGGAAGAGTTTCATCAAAAAAGACTTTTTTTCTTACAAGTTCTCTTGCTTTTCTTGCTGCCTCTCTTGCCTTTTTACTTAATTCAACTCTTTTTAAAATAGATTTAAGCGTATTTGGGTTTTTTTCTAAAAAACTTATTAAATTGTGGTATAAAAAATCTTCAAACTCTTTTTTTACCCAAGAATTTCCTAATTTAGTCTTTGTTTGACCTTCAAATTGTGGATCAAAAATTTTTATATTTATTATTGCAAATAATCCTTCTGCTGCATCTTCCCATGTAAAAGAATCATCATTTTTCAAGAAATCAAATTTTTTACCTTCTTCATTTAAAAATTTTGTTAAACCACTTTTAAAACCTGCAAGATGAGTGCCACCTTCTGATGTATATATTGAATTAACATAAGATAAAATATTGGTTTTTGTTGTGTTTGTATATGTAAAAATTACTTCAAAAAAATAATTTTCTTTTTCTTCATAAAAATATATTGGAGAAACAGTGCATTCTTTGTCTTTTATTAAATCATCAAAATAAGATTTAATACCTCCTTCAAACAAAAATTCCTCTTCTTTTTGTGTTCTCTCATCAATTAATTTTATTTTTACCCCTTTATTTAGAAATGCTAATGTAACAACTCTTTCTCTTATTATATTATAATCAAATTCTGTTGTTTCAAAAATATCTGGGTCTGGTTTAAATTTTATATAAGTTCCTGTTTTAATATCATTTATCTCTTCTTCTTTTAAATCTGTTATACTAACACCTCTAGAGTAAAATTGAAAATATTTTTTTCCATCTCTATAAACTTCAACATAAAGTTTAATAGATAATGCATTAACAACTGAAATGCCTACACCATGAAGTCCACCTGAAACTTTATATGCTTTACCTTCAAATTTACCTCCTGCATGAAGTTTTGTAAGTGCAAGTTCTATTCCAGATAATCCATATTGAGGATGAATATCTGGTGGAATTCCTCTTCCATCATCAAGAACGGATACAGAGTTATCTTTATGTATAGTAACAATAATATTTTTACAAAAACCTGCCATCGCTTCATCTATTGAATTGTCAACTACTTCAAAAACAAGATGATGAAGACCAGAAGAATCTGTTGAACCTATATACATACTTGGTCTTTTTCTTACACCCTCTAAGCCTTCAAGAACTTTTATAAAAGTTGCATCATAATTATTTCTTTCTTCCATATCCCTTCCTTTTTAAAAGAACTTTTACATCTTTTATGACTTCGAAGCCATATATCTCATTTATTTTATTTTTTATTTGAGGAAATAAATTTAAAAAATTTTCACTCCATGTTGGATGGTCTGAAAAGACAATGAGTGTGCCTTTTTTTACATCTTTTGGAATAATATGGTTTGAAATTAAATTACCTACATATTTCTTCCAGTTTAGAATGATGTCTTTTTCATATATTTTTTTCTTTAAATCTCTCTCTTCTATAAATCTATCTAAAATTTGAGAGAGTCTTTCTAGCATTATCTATTCTCCTTTTAATTCCAAAAAAAAAGTGGAACCCTTTGTTTTAAGTTCCACTGGAACAATCTCCTCTGAAAAGGAGGTTATAATTACCTGATTAAAATTATACAATATTTCTAATAAATTTTCAATTTTTCTCTTATCAATTGTTTCGAAAAGATCATCTATTAATATTATTGGCTTTTTATTCAAAATTTCATTGATTAACTTATAAAGTGATAAAATTAAGTATAAAGATATTTCTTCTATTTCTCCAAGTGAAAAGATATTTTTTATTTCAACTCCTTTATATAAAAAAAGAATATCATCAAGATGTGGACCAATTAATCCATAACCTCTCTCTATCTCTTCATTTTTTGTTTTATTTAATTCTTGAAGAGTAATTACTTTTGGATCATAAATTATATCTATTTTATTTAAATATATATTTAACAGCGCTCCTTTTAATTTATTTATAAAACTATCTCTTTTTTCCTGTATTTTAATTCCTCTATCATAAAGTTTTTCATTTAATGATTCAAGCAGTATCTCAAAATAAAAATTTCCTCTTTCCTCCTTTAATTTTTTTAAAATTGAATTTTTTGATTGTAAAATATCATTATATTCTAAAATTAAATTTTTATATTCTTTATCTATCATAGAGAGGAAATTATCCATAAAACCTCTTCTAAGCTCTGGTTCCTTCAATATAATATCTTTTGTTCTAAAGTTAAAAAAAATTACTGGAATAATTCCAACAAGTTCCTTTTGAGACTGAATTGGTTTACCATTTATTGAAATTAATTTTTTTTTATCTTTATAAATTATTTCAATTTTTATTTTAGAATCATTATCAAAAAAGGTTCCTCCTAAAAAGAAACTTGATTCAGGAAATTTTGGAAGTTCACTCTCTTTTAAATTATTAAATGTATTGCCTGAAGAAAGATAATAAATAGCATTGAGTAAATTTGTTTTTCCACTTCCATTTTTTCCAATTATTAAATTTATTTTTTCTTTAAATTCAAGAAAAAAATCTTCAAAATTTCTAAAAGTTAAAATTTTTATTTCTTTAATTATCATTCAGATCTATATGGCATAATAATGTAAAGATGTTTATTGCTATCTTTAAATGTTACTGGCGATTCACCATCAAAATATATTATTTTAACATTCTCTTCATCCATTGTTTTAATTCCTTCTAAAACCTTCTTATTATCAAGATAGATTTTTTCACTACCTCCTTTACCTTCAATTATTTCAATTTCTTCGACTCCCTCTCCTATATCAATTGAACTTCCTTTTAATATTAGTTGTTTATCTTTTATATCAAATTGAACTTTTCCACTACCTTCTCTTGTAATTAAAAGAAGTCTTTGAAGTGAATCAATTAAATTTTTTCTATTAACAATTATATATTTATCTTCATTTCTAGGAAGAACCATTTCATAATTTGGAAAATTTCCTTGACCTAATCTTGAAACAAAATAAATAGATCCACCTGTATAAGAAAAACTTTTCATAGAAAATGAAAGTTTAACATATTCTTTCTCTTCTAATTCTAATATTCTTTCTAGAACAGAAACACTTCCTTTGGGGATTAAAAAAGAAAAGTTTGCTTCGTCTTTTTTAAAATTTTCACTAACAAAAAAAGACAATCTATTTCCATCTGTTGAGATCATTTTTATATTTTCATCTTTAAATTCAACAAGACATGAAGAAAATTCTAATCGAGTTTTTTGTGGGTCTCCTATAGAAAATGATACTTTTTGGAGACCTTTATATAAAAATTCTTTATTAATAACAAATTCTTTTTCAATTTCATCAATAGTTATAAAAGGGTACTCTTCTTCAATGATTCTTATTTTATATTCTTTTCCATCTGAATTTATATTTATAAAACCTTCATTTTTATTTATTTCAATATCTTCTTTATTGAAAGATCTTATTAAATTTTGAAATGTTTTAGATGATACAAGAAATCTATCAATAGTTCCTTCATAATCGAAATAATATTTTATACCAACTTCGAGATCTGTTCCAACAATTAAACCTTTATTATTTTCGCTATCAATCAAAACATTAGAAAGAATAGGCATTGTTGGAGTTGATTTAATTATTCTATTTAATATTGTAAAACCTTTTAATAATTCCTCTCTTTTAACTTTAAACATAAGTTAATCCTCCTTCTAATTTTTAATATTCTATTTAGTAAATATAATATACTCTGTGGAAAAGTTTAATACCTATAGAAATAATTTTTAATAAAGAAAAAAATATCAACAAATTTTCAATCACCTATCAACAACCTTTTTAAATCTTCAATACAAGCTCTTAAATTTTCATCTTTCTTTAATTCTTTTTTTATTTTTTCAATTGAGTGTAAAACAGTAGAATGGTCTCTTCCACCAAAAATTTCTCCAATTTGTGGAAGTGAATAATTTGTTAATTCTCTTATAAGATACATTGCTATTTGTCTAGGAACAACATAATCTTGTGATCTTCTTTCTCCTTCAAGATCTTTTATAGATAGAGAAAAATAATCTGCAACAGTTGCTTTTATTTTATCAGGACTCAAATCAACCTTTTTTACTTTATCGTAAATACCAGAAAGAACTTTTTTTGCATAATCAATAGTTATTTCCTGATTACTTAATGATGCATGAGCAAGGATTCTAATTAATGCACCTTCTAATTCTCTTATATTGCTTGAAATACTTTCTGCTATAAAATTAAAAACATCATCTGGAACAAATATTTTTTCTTTTTCTGCCTTTTTCTTCAAAATAGCAACACGAGTTTCAAAATCTGGTGGAGCAATGTCCACCATAAGACCCCATTCAAATCTACTTCTTAATCTATCTTCAAGTGTTGGTATCTCTTTTGGTACTCTATCACTTGTTATTACAATCTGTTTATAATTATTATGTAAAGTATTGAATGTGTGAAAAAATTCTTCCTGAGTTCTTTCTTTTCCTGCTAAAAATTGAATATCATCTATTAAAAG is from Caldisericia bacterium and encodes:
- the recF gene encoding DNA replication and repair protein RecF (All proteins in this family for which functions are known are DNA-binding proteins that assist the filamentation of RecA onto DNA for the initiation of recombination or recombinational repair.) yields the protein MIIKEIKILTFRNFEDFFLEFKEKINLIIGKNGSGKTNLLNAIYYLSSGNTFNNLKESELPKFPESSFFLGGTFFDNDSKIKIEIIYKDKKKLISINGKPIQSQKELVGIIPVIFFNFRTKDIILKEPELRRGFMDNFLSMIDKEYKNLILEYNDILQSKNSILKKLKEERGNFYFEILLESLNEKLYDRGIKIQEKRDSFINKLKGALLNIYLNKIDIIYDPKVITLQELNKTKNEEIERGYGLIGPHLDDILFLYKGVEIKNIFSLGEIEEISLYLILSLYKLINEILNKKPIILIDDLFETIDKRKIENLLEILYNFNQVIITSFSEEIVPVELKTKGSTFFLELKGE
- a CDS encoding DUF721 domain-containing protein, with translation MLERLSQILDRFIEERDLKKKIYEKDIILNWKKYVGNLISNHIIPKDVKKGTLIVFSDHPTWSENFLNLFPQIKNKINEIYGFEVIKDVKVLLKRKGYGRKK
- the gyrA gene encoding DNA gyrase subunit A, which encodes MIYKEKEVLVPIEEELKDSYLSYALSVIVSRALPDVRDGLKPVQRRILYSMKELGNLPNSPFKKSARIVGDTLGRYHPHGDAPVYEALVRMAQDFTMRYTLVEGQGNFGSLDGDPPAAMRYTEVRLAPISLELLSDLEKETVPFRPNFDSTLLEPEVLPAKIPNILLNGATGIAVGMATNIPPHNLNEVIDALILLLRDRNKSIDEILKVLKGPDFPTRGVILNYDGIKSYFETGRGSVIIKGKGKFEKIGKVLSYIIYEIPYNVNKANLIKRIVELVKNGKLKEIDDIRDESSKEGIRIVIELKKNVDTNIFEKKLYEYTELKTSFPVNFVALINGRPKLLSIKEVLLSFLEFREEVITKRTIFELREEKKELKILTGIKKGIDRLEEVIEIIKGSKDREDARKKLNLLLEIDDEQSNAILDMRLSRLMSIEVEKLIKDIKTKEDNIKRLNEILTNRNALLKVIEDELIEIKKKYGDERKTEIKEEKIEELSIKDIIQDEKVIVFLTNDGYIKRTNLNNFITQNRGGKGVKGITLGREDEISDIYFTSTHKNLYLFTNFGKVYSLPVYEIPEGEKKAKGEALHILLPLHPDERITSIYTGDLNKKYLLLFTIKGKVKLVENLFLKNLRRNGVKIINLDKEDFVKRVRVVNGEENIVVISKNGNIAKFTLKKLKPQGRGAKGVRGLKLKNNDEIASFDIEEDNKYIFIITQKGKGKRLDFKEIPLKNRGITGMRGIRLKNDGVVAIRSVSEKDELFIVTKFGKVIRIKSKEVPIQKRNASGVKLINTDTVDEVRGIAAYRDEKI
- a CDS encoding type IIA DNA topoisomerase subunit B, which produces MEERNNYDATFIKVLEGLEGVRKRPSMYIGSTDSSGLHHLVFEVVDNSIDEAMAGFCKNIIVTIHKDNSVSVLDDGRGIPPDIHPQYGLSGIELALTKLHAGGKFEGKAYKVSGGLHGVGISVVNALSIKLYVEVYRDGKKYFQFYSRGVSITDLKEEEINDIKTGTYIKFKPDPDIFETTEFDYNIIRERVVTLAFLNKGVKIKLIDERTQKEEEFLFEGGIKSYFDDLIKDKECTVSPIYFYEEKENYFFEVIFTYTNTTKTNILSYVNSIYTSEGGTHLAGFKSGLTKFLNEEGKKFDFLKNDDSFTWEDAAEGLFAIINIKIFDPQFEGQTKTKLGNSWVKKEFEDFLYHNLISFLEKNPNTLKSILKRVELSKKAREAARKARELVRKKVFFDETLPGKLADCSEKDPEKAELFIVEGESAGGSAKQGRNRITQAILPLRGKILNAIKSSVHKILDNNEIKSIIASLGTGIFENFDINKLRYKKIIIMTDADVDGSHIKTLLLAFFWTYLKEIIEEGYLFVAMPPLYKINFGKNKKYAYSEEEKDKIISELEKQGIKYSINRYKGLGEMNPEELYETTMNPETRILKRVQVQDAERAKEIIDTLMGEDVFVRKNFIEEHALEVKELDI